The DNA segment CGATTACACCATCACGCAAAGGACGAAGGGCAATCACGTTTCCAGGTGTACGTCCGAGCATTTTTTTGGCTTCTTCTCCCACTGCCAATGCTACCTTTTCGTTTTGATCAATAGCAACTACAGAAGGTTCTTGGAGTACAATACCTTTACCAGATACATAAACTAGGGTGTTGGCAGTACCGAGGTCGATACCCATGTCCCATGATGAGCGAAAGTTCCTAAAAAGCCCCACGCGTCTCTACACCCCTTGTTGGCGATATTTGTTGAAAAACTGTTAGAGTTAATAGTGCTGGATCTTATTATGTTTTTTACCTGGAGTCTAGCAGGTAAGCTATTTTCTCAGAACCTTTAGCGATTATGACTAAAACTTAGGTATTCATGTTGCTAATATTCTCTAACTACTTCTATATATCCGTATAGATTTTGAATTTCTCCAAGGCATTTTTCCCAATTTTATACGCAGGTACACTGTTAAGTTTTTAACATATTTTCAATAGCTCCACAATTCGTTATGATAAAAATCAAAATATAGAAGTAAGTTTGTACTAAAAGGTCATACCCATGAGCATTAACATTGTCACCCTTGTTGGTCGTGTCGGCGGCGATCCAGATATTAAATATTTTGAGTCCGGTACAGTAAAGTGTAGATTAACATTAGCGGTTGATCGTAGATCCCGTAATAGCGATGAACCTGACTGGTTCAATTTAGAATTATGGGGCAAAACCGCAGAGGTAGCCGGCAACTATGTGCGTAAGGGTAAGCAAATTGCTGTTAAAGGTTCCTTAAGATTTAATACTTGGAGCGATCGCCAAACTGGTGCAAACCGATCTACACCAGTGATTTACGTAGACCAATTAGATTTGTTAGGTTCCAAGCGAGATGCAGAAGGCGGTATGTCAGATATGCCTTCAGAACACTTTTAATTAAGCATTAAGCATTAATCATTGCCATTCACTAATGACTAATGACTAATGACTAATGACTAATAACTAATAACTAATTTGCAGTGTTACCGATGCTTCTACCTGCTGTTCTCCACCAATGACAGGAGTGGAAGCATCTGCGCTAGCTAACTTAGCCGCTTCAGCACGTTGCAACATAGGTGGTGGGGGCGCACTTGCACCATTAACTTGAATACTTACCACTTCCTTAGCCTGGAAACCTAGTGTACTGAAAACAGCATTAGCTTGTTGTTGAGCATTTTGGGTGGCTTGTCTGAGTGCTTGTTGTTGAGCAGAGGCGATCGCCTGATCACTAGCAATAAAACTCACACCGTTGATTTGCGTAGCACCGACTTTCACAGCTTCATCTAAAAGCGTACCGGCTTTATCGGTAGCAATGCGAAAACTCACAGTGTTATTAGCCGTATATCCAGTAATGCGTTGCACATTATCGGTATAACTATAAATTGGATTGAGGCGGATACCAGTAGTTTGTAATTTTTCCACATTGCGGTTTTTGAGCAAAGCGACCACAGCTGATGACCGGCGAGCCGCGTCTTGTTGTGCTTCCTCTGCCGTTTTACCCTGAACTTCCACAGACATACTGACTTGTGTCAGGCTAGTAGGAATAGTTTCCACACCGCGACCACTAACTGTCAGAGTTCGCAACAAATTTTCTTTTTCTTGGGCTAACCCAGCCGGGATAAAAATTAGACATAATACCAAAGCTAATGGTAAAGTTTTCCAACAGTTCCCAGCCCGAAACCGAGAACCGGATAAAGCGGCTCCATACATAAAATTTGCACTCCTCTGAAAACATTTGACATCTGCTAACAGCACTTTCTGATATGTTCTTACTTTGACACTGCCATAGTCTGAAGTAGGAACTGTTACATTTTTGGAAACTAAAAAAATTAAATTAAAACCTGTGGAGATTCCTAAATGGCATATTGGCTGCTAAAAACTGAACCCAAAAAATATTCTTACCGAAAAACTGGGTTTAAAGCCCCGTCCTTCTAGGACGGCTTTTCTTCTGTGTAGCCTATCAATCCAGTTTTCAATCAACTGAATCATCGTTTTGCGCTGTTGTTGAGCAACTCTACTAAGCCTTTCGAGCCTTTGAGGGTCAAAATAATTCATGGTATCATAGATACTATGAGGACACTAAAGTTTAAGCTTTATCAACACAAGCGGAATAGATACCTCAAGCGCATGATTAATGCTTCTGGGGTAATCTATAATCATGCAATTGCCCTACACAAACGATACTATCGAATGTGGGGTAAGCACTTAGGTTGTGCCAAACTTCAGTCTCATATTGCCAAATTAAGAAAGCGTAATCCGTTTTGGCAATCAGTAGGTTCTCAAGCAGTACAAAATATTTGCCAACGCATTGAGAAAGCCTACCAACTATTTTTTCAACACCACAAAAAAGGAGTTAGACCCCCAGGATTTAAGAAAGTCAAAAAGTATAAATCATTCACCCTTAAACAAGCAGGTTATAAGTTTTTGGGTGGCAACAGAGTGAAAATTGGTCATCGAGTCTATCAATTTTGGCAGTCGAGAGAAATAGAGGGAACAGTCAAAACTCTCACCATTAAACGCACACCATTGGGTGAGTTGTTCATGGTTGTAGTTGTTGATGAAGGTGGTAAACCCAAAGTTGAAGTCAAGACAGGTAAAATCGCTGGCTTTGACTTTGGTTTAAAAACATTTCTCACTTGCTCCGATGGCACAAAAGTTGAATCTCCCCAATTTTTCAAACAATCGCTTCATCTGATTAAAAAAGCTCACAGACACCACTGTGCAAAGTCCAAAGGGTCGGCTAATCGTGAAAGAGCTAGAAAGAATCTGGTACGCAGGTATGAAGATATTTCTCACAAAAGACGCGATTGGTTTTGGAAATTAGCACATGAGTTAACTGACAAGTTTGATCTGCTGTGTTTTGAAACCTTAAACCTCTTGGGGATGCAACGTCTTTGGGGGAGAAAAATATCAGACCTAGCTTTTGGCGAATTTCTGCAAATCTTAGAATGGGTGGCTCAAAAGAAGAACAAACGTGTGATATTTATTGACCGATGGTATCCCAGCAGTAAGACTTGTGCTAATTGTGGACATCTTTTAGACAGTTTAGATTTGTCAGTTAGACAGTGGCGTTGTCCCTCTTGTCAGTCAGTCAACTCCAGAGATGAGAACGCCGCGCTTAATATTAAAATGGTTGGGGCATCAACCATCGGGTTAGGCGATGTCAGACAGGCTTTGCCTGCAATCGCTGTTTGAGCCGAGAATCCCCATGCCTTTAGGCTGGGGAGTATGTCAAAGACTTTGACTTGCTGCGGCTTCCTAGACTGTCTGTTGTGCCAGTATCCGAATTTTATTGGCAACGCCTGATTGAATTGATTGACAGCACAAAATAATTTAGTAGATATCTTAAAATATATGTTGCTTTCCATAAAGGAGTAAAAATAAGAGAAGGATTTTCGCAGCACACATTAGGATTTTTGCAGAACATATGCAGTTTTTCGATGCAATCAACGTATATTTTCCCCTGCTGGCGAGTACAACAGAAACAGCAGACAGTTCAATGGTGATAGGCGCAGTATTACTGAGTTTAGTAGTAATTTATCTGTCCAGTAAACTGGGTGGGGAGTTATCCAACCGAGTAGGTTTACCGCCTGTCTTAGGTGAACTCTTAGGAGGTGTGGTTGTGGGCATCTCTGTTTTGCATCTGTTAGTTTTTCCAGAAGGTGGCACAGATAGTTCTAATTCTTTAATCATGACCTTCCTGCAAATGACTGCGGGTTTAACTCCTGAAGCTACCCCAGCAGTATTTGAGGCACAATCAGAGGTGATTTCCGTCTTAGCAGAACTGGGTGTAATCATTCTGCTATTTGAAATTGGTTTGGAGTCGAACTTAAAAGACCTGATATCAGTCGGGGCCCAAGCTGCCATAGTGGCAGTAGTAGGGGTAGTTGTACCTTTTACCGCTGGTACTGTGGGATTGATGCTTTTGTTTGGTGTTGCTGCTGTGCCAGCGATTTTTGCAGGGGCGGCTTTGACTGCTACTAGTATTGGCATTACTTCCAAAGTGCTTTCAGAATTAGGTAAACTCACTTCCAAAGAAGGGCAGATTATTCTGGGTGCGGCTGTCATGGACGATGTGTTGGGAATCATCGTTCTCGCAGTAGTTGCCAGCCTAGCTAAAGATGGCGCGGTAGACGTGAACAACGTGATATATCTGATTATCAGCGCCAGTGGTTTTCTGATCGGTGCCGTCGTACTAGGTAATATTTTCAACAAGAGCTTTGTAGCGATCGCTGACCAACTCAAAACACGTGGCGAACTGGTGATCCCAGCATTCATCTTCGCCTTTGCAATGGCATACTTGGCCTCCGTCATCCAATTAGAAGCAATTTTGGGAGCTTTTGCCGCGGGTTTAGTCTTAGAGGAAACTGATAAACGCAAAGAATTGCAAAAACAAGTTATACCTATTGCCGATATTCTAGTACCAATTTTCTTTGTGACTGTTGGGGCAAAAACTGACTTGGGAGTGTTGAACCCAGCCATCCCCAGCAATCGCGAAGGTTTAATTATGGCAATCTTCCTGATTGCAGTGGCTATTATCGGTAAAGTAATTACAGGTTTCAGCGTGTTTGGTCAACCCCAAATCAACCGTTTAGCAATTGGTGTGGGGATGATTCCTCGCGGTGAAGTCGGTTTGGTCTTTGCTGGTGTCGGTGCTGCTAGCGGTGTTCTGTCTAAATCACTAGGGGCGGCAATTATCATGATGGTCATTACTACAACTTTTTTAGCTCCCCCATTGTTACGCTTCGTATTTCCAGAATCAGACAACTTGGTAGCAGACCAAGACAAACTGATTTTAGACGGTGCAACTGGAACACCGTTGATAGTAGAAAAACCTCCATCAATA comes from the Nodularia sp. NIES-3585 genome and includes:
- a CDS encoding single-stranded DNA-binding protein — encoded protein: MSINIVTLVGRVGGDPDIKYFESGTVKCRLTLAVDRRSRNSDEPDWFNLELWGKTAEVAGNYVRKGKQIAVKGSLRFNTWSDRQTGANRSTPVIYVDQLDLLGSKRDAEGGMSDMPSEHF
- a CDS encoding RNA-guided endonuclease TnpB family protein, with amino-acid sequence MRTLKFKLYQHKRNRYLKRMINASGVIYNHAIALHKRYYRMWGKHLGCAKLQSHIAKLRKRNPFWQSVGSQAVQNICQRIEKAYQLFFQHHKKGVRPPGFKKVKKYKSFTLKQAGYKFLGGNRVKIGHRVYQFWQSREIEGTVKTLTIKRTPLGELFMVVVVDEGGKPKVEVKTGKIAGFDFGLKTFLTCSDGTKVESPQFFKQSLHLIKKAHRHHCAKSKGSANRERARKNLVRRYEDISHKRRDWFWKLAHELTDKFDLLCFETLNLLGMQRLWGRKISDLAFGEFLQILEWVAQKKNKRVIFIDRWYPSSKTCANCGHLLDSLDLSVRQWRCPSCQSVNSRDENAALNIKMVGASTIGLGDVRQALPAIAV
- a CDS encoding cation:proton antiporter encodes the protein MQFFDAINVYFPLLASTTETADSSMVIGAVLLSLVVIYLSSKLGGELSNRVGLPPVLGELLGGVVVGISVLHLLVFPEGGTDSSNSLIMTFLQMTAGLTPEATPAVFEAQSEVISVLAELGVIILLFEIGLESNLKDLISVGAQAAIVAVVGVVVPFTAGTVGLMLLFGVAAVPAIFAGAALTATSIGITSKVLSELGKLTSKEGQIILGAAVMDDVLGIIVLAVVASLAKDGAVDVNNVIYLIISASGFLIGAVVLGNIFNKSFVAIADQLKTRGELVIPAFIFAFAMAYLASVIQLEAILGAFAAGLVLEETDKRKELQKQVIPIADILVPIFFVTVGAKTDLGVLNPAIPSNREGLIMAIFLIAVAIIGKVITGFSVFGQPQINRLAIGVGMIPRGEVGLVFAGVGAASGVLSKSLGAAIIMMVITTTFLAPPLLRFVFPESDNLVADQDKLILDGATGTPLIVEKPPSIVSTVNDANNREDSPDYEDKSSKT
- a CDS encoding SIMPL domain-containing protein, producing MYGAALSGSRFRAGNCWKTLPLALVLCLIFIPAGLAQEKENLLRTLTVSGRGVETIPTSLTQVSMSVEVQGKTAEEAQQDAARRSSAVVALLKNRNVEKLQTTGIRLNPIYSYTDNVQRITGYTANNTVSFRIATDKAGTLLDEAVKVGATQINGVSFIASDQAIASAQQQALRQATQNAQQQANAVFSTLGFQAKEVVSIQVNGASAPPPPMLQRAEAAKLASADASTPVIGGEQQVEASVTLQISY